The following are from one region of the Prionailurus bengalensis isolate Pbe53 chromosome A2, Fcat_Pben_1.1_paternal_pri, whole genome shotgun sequence genome:
- the KBTBD8 gene encoding kelch repeat and BTB domain-containing protein 8: MAASADLSKSSPTPNGIPSSDTANDAMDPFHACSILKQLKTMYDEGQLTDIVVEVDHGKTFSCHRNVLAAISPYFRSMFTSGLTESTQKEVRIVGVEAESMDLVLNYAYTSRVVLTEANVQALFTAASIFQIPSIQDQCAKYMISHLDPQNSIGVFIFADHYGHQELGDRSKEYIRKKFLCVTKEQEFLQLTKDQLISILDSDDLNVDREEHVYESIVRWFEHEQDEREGHLPEIFAKCIRFPLMEDAFIEKIPPQFAQAIAKSYVEKGPSSTNGCTQRLGMTASEMIICFDAAHKHSGKKQTVPCLDTVTGRVFKLCKPPNDLREVGILVSPDNDIYIAGGYRPSSSEVSIDHKAENDFWMYDHSTNRWLSKPPLLRARIGCKLVYCCGKMYAIGGRVYEGDGRNSLKSVECYDSRENCWTSVCAMPVAMEFHNAVEYKEKIYVLQGEFFLFYEPQKDYWGFLTPMTVPRIQGLAAVYKDSIYYIAGTCGNHQRMFTVEAYDIELNKWTRKKDFPCDESINPYLKLVLFQNKLHLFVRATQVTVEEHVFRTSRKNSLYQYDDVTDQWMKVYETPDRLWDLGRHFECAVAKLYPQCLQKVL, encoded by the exons ATGGCCGCGTCGGCAG ATTTAAGTAAGTCTTCCCCAACACCGAATGGGATTCCATCTTCAGACACAGCCAATGATGCCATGGACCCCTTCCATGCGTGCAGTATTCTTAAGCAACTCAAAACAATGTACGATGAAGGACAGTTGACAGACATTGTAGTGGAAGTGGATCACGGGAAAACATTTTCCTGTCATAGAAACGTTCTTGCTGCAATCAGCCCTTACTTCAG ATCCATGTTCACTAGCGGCCTTACAGAAAGTACTCAAAAAGAAGTTCGAATAGTTGGTGTGGAAGCTGAATCCATGGATTTAGTGTTGAACTATGCCTACACCTCCAGAGTTGTTCTGACAGAGGCCAATGTTCAAGCCTTGTTCACTGCAGCTAGTATCTTCCAGATTCCTTCCATCCAAGACCAATGTGCTAAGTATATGATCAGTCATTTGGACCCACAGAATTCTATTGGGGTCTTCATCTTTGCTGATCATTATGGTCATCAGGAACTCGGAGATCGATCAAAAGAATACATTCGTAAGAAGTTTCTGTGTGTCACCAAAGAACAGGAGTTTCTCCAGCTGACGAAAGACCAACTGATAAGTATATTAGACAGTGATGATTTAAACGTAGACCGAGAAGAGCATGTTTATGAAAGCATCGTAAGGTGGTTTGAACATGAACAGGATGAAAGAGAAGGGCACCTTCCAGAAATTTTTGCCAAATGCATACGTTTTCCTCTGATGGAGGATGCCTTTATAGAGAAAATTCCACCTCAGTTTGCACAGGCTATAGCCAAAAGCTATGTAGAAAAGGGCCCATCCAGTACCAATGGCTGCACACAGAGACTTGGAATGACTGCCTCcgaaatgatcatatgttttgATGCTGCCCACAAACACTCAGGAAAGAAGCAAACAGTGCCTTGTCTAGATACAGTCACGGGAAGAGTGTTTAAACTATGCAAACCACCAAATGATCTAAGAGAAGTGGGGATTCTCGTATCACCAGACAATGACATTTACATTGCAGGAGGGTACAGGCCGAGCAGCAGCGAGGTCTCCATCGACCATAAGGCAGAAAATGATTTCTGGATGTATGACCATTCCACCAACAGGTGGCTCTCCAAGCCCCCCCTGCTGCGAGCGAGAATAGGCTGCAAACTGGTGTATTGCTGTGGTAAGATGTATGCGATTGGAGGTCGTGTTTACGAAGGTGATGGGAGAAACTCACTAAAATCCGTGGAGTGCTACGATAGCAGAGAGAATTGTTGGACCAGCGTTTGTGCGATGCCTGTTGCCATGGAGTTTCATAATGCTGTGGAGTACAAAGAGAAGATCTATGTCTTACAGG gagaatttttcctcttctatgaGCCTCAAAAAGACTACTGGGGTTTTTTAACCCCCATGACTGTGCCTAGAATCCAGGGCTTAGCAGCTGTATACAAGGACTCTATCTACTACATAGCTGGAACCTGTGGAAATCATCAACGTATGTTCACTGTAGAAGCCTATGATATTGAGCTCAATAAATGGACTCGGAAGAAGGACTTTCCATGTGATGAGTCCATAAATCCGTACCTTAAACTGGTACTTTTCCAGAATAAACTCCATTTATTTGTTCGAGCTACCCAAGTGACCGTTGAAGAACATGTCTTCAGAACCAGCAGGAAAAATTCCCTTTACCAATATGACGACGTCACTGACCAGTGGATGAAAGTGTACGAGACCCCAGATCGGCTCTGGGACCTTGGCCGGCATTTTGAATGTGCTGTTGCTAAACTCTATCCTCAGTGTCTTCAGAAAGTACTTTAA